The Ignavibacteria bacterium genome contains the following window.
GGTCGAGGAGTTGCCTGGCTCGATACAGGAACACCAGAAGCACTTTTAAAAGCATCTAACTTTTTCGGTGTAATTGAAGATCGTCAGGGGTTGAAGGTCGCTTGTATTGAGGAAATTGCGTTTACAAAAGGTTTTATCACTAAAGAACAATTCCGCGATTTAATTAATCAAATTCCAAAATCAATGTATCGTGATTATCTTGAAAAAGTTTTAAGAGAGGCTGACGAAAATGAAAATTCATAAAACAGATTTTCCAGGACTTTTAGTTATTGAACCAGATGTTTTTGGTGATCAACGAGGATATTTTTTTGAGTCTTATAACAAATTGAAATTCGAATCTCATGATTTAAACTTAAATTTCGTTCAGGACAACTTTTCAAAATCGGTTAAAGGCACAATTAGAGGATTGCATTTTCAAATTGAACCTTATGCTCAGGGAAAATTTTGTCAGGTTATAAAAGGGGAAGTACTTGATGTTGCTGTCGATCTAAGAAAGAATTCGCCCACTTTTGGTAAACATTTTTCATTAAAACTTTCGGAAGAAAACCATCTCCAATTGTGGATACCAGTTGGATTTGCTCATGGATTTTCTGTTTTATCAGACGACGCAATTTTTCATTACAAGTGCACGAATTTTTACAATAAAGATTCAGAAAGGATCTTGAGATATAACGACCCTGATTTAGCAATCAATTGGGAAGTTGAAAATCCAATTGTGTCTGAGAAGGATATGAATGGTCAGCTTTTTTCGGAATTACCAGTTTACTTTGAATTCGGAGTTAAAAATGGTTTATGATATAATAATTGTTGGAGCTGGTATTGTTGGTCTGGCAACAGCATTTCAAATTCTTAATAAAAGACCCGAATTAAAATTATTAATTCTCGAAAAAGAAAATGATGTTGCAAAACATCAAACTGGAAATAACAGTGGTGTGATCCATTCAGGAATTTACTATAAACCTGGAAGTTTGAAAGCTAAGAATTGCATAAATGGTTATAAATTACTTCTTGAATTTTGTGAACAGGAAAATATTAAATATGAAATCTGTGGTAAGGTAATTGTCGCAACTGAAGAATGGGAATTACCTATCTTAAATAATTTATTTGAACGCGGAAAATTAAATGGACTTGATAAGATTAAAAAAATTTCCAGAGATGAATTAAAAGAAATTGAGCCTTACGCGAATGGACTTGAAGCAATTTTTGTCCCATATACAGGTATAATTGATTTCAAAGAAGTTTGCAATAAGCTGAAAGAAAAAATTGAAAATCTCGGAGGAAAAATATTTTTTAATGAAAGTGTTCAGAGTATTCATAAAAATCAAAACTCTCTAGAAGTTTTGACGCAGAATGGAACATATCAAACAAATTTGCTCGTTACCTGTGCTGGGTTATTCTCAGATCGATTGGCAAGATTAACGCAAAAAAATCTTCCGTTAAGAATTATTCCGTTTAGAGGTGAGTACTATAAAATTAAAGATGAAAGAAAATATTTAGTAAAGAATTTAATTTATCCAGTTCCAAATCCAGATTTTCCATTCCTTGGTGTTCATTTTACTCGAATGATTGATGGGAAAGTTGAAGCCGGACCAAATGCAGTGCTTGCTTTTAAGAGAGAAGGATATAAGAAAAATGACATTAACCTGAAAGATTTATATGAAACTTTAAGCTGGAGAGGTTTTCAGAAAGTAATGAGAAAATATTGGAAAATTGGTGCAGGTGAATTTTATCGCTCATTTTCAAAGTCTGCATCTACAAAAGCGTTACAAAGATTACTCCCAGAAATTCAGGAAGAAGATTTACTTCCCGGTGGTTCGGGTGTTAGAGCCCAAGCTTGTGATGACAAAGGGAATTTAATTGATGATTTTTATTTTGTCGAAGAAGAAAAAATAATCCATGTTTGTAATGCACCAAGTCCAGCTGCAACAGCATCTCTTTCAATAGGAAATTATATTGCTGAGAAAGTTTTTCAGAGGCTGAGTTAGAAGAAATCTTGTTTTTTAAAATTCTATTTAAGATTTTTGCATCGGAAATTTTGAAATAATGATTGGGGCCCGTAGCTCAGTTGGTTAGAGCAGCTGACTCATAATCAGCGGGTCGGAGGTTCAAGTCCTTCCGGGCCCACAATGAACCCTCGAAATTTTACAATCGAGGGTTTTTTATTTTAAAACAAAATTTCAAAACTTTAACTGATCAAAGAATTTGTTAGTAGTCTTATAATGATGAAAAAAATCGTTTTTTATCAAACCTGACTAACTTCACTACGAAGAATTTAATATCTCGAACCAAAAATTTTTGATATGATTTTTTAAGTTCTGAAATTTTAGTAATTAATGAAAAATCATTTTAATAATTGTGAATTCAATATTAATTACTTCTTAACATTCCAATTAAATCGCCTTTATAAATTTTTTGGTAATCACCGAATCTCTTCTCGATAAGAGAATGAAAGTTTTTAAGCGGGAATGGTTCGATTAAATTCAGCAATACATCTATTCCACCTAAAGCGGCTCGATCGGGACCACATATTTTTCTTAGAGGAAGTTTATACATTTTCTTTGTCTGAACTGGTAAATCTAAACTTTCATCATAAATGATTATTGTTCCATCATTTACTTTTTCAAATATGTTTTGAGATTTCAGTTCTTTTAGTCCATCAATTGAAACGACAATAATTGCAAAAGGTGAATCGACACCTGTGTAATATATTTCATCTGGAGAGAGAATAACTTCTGATAGAGAGAAACCGCTGCCTTGAGTTACTGGATTATCATTCTTCTGAGTTGTAAATAATCCAGATTGCGCAGCAGCCTGACAAAGCATTGCTGCAGATGACTGAACCTTTTCTCCAGCACTTCCTGAGATTATAATTCCAATTTGATCAACTCCAAATTTTGAATTAAAGTCAATTGTATTTTGATCTGGTGAAATGAAATTTGTAAATAAATTAAAATCACTTTCACTCTTGAAAAACTTTTCGATGTATGAGACTGAAAATTCTTTTCGCTCCTTTTTATTTTCAATTACTCCGAGCTGATGTTCGTGGTTTTCAGCAATCTTTATTAGGTCAGTACCTTTCAATTTATTTTTTTCGACAGCATATTCAGTGCATAATTCTAAAACTTCAACTAAAGAAAATCCATTGTAACTTATTGCCTCAGCTAATGTATCGACTAAATCTTTATCAGTTGAGATTTTTCTTGCAACATACTGAGCCTTAGATGAAACAGCCACTTTGCACAAATCGAGTGGGGGAATAATATTTCCGAGTGGAGAGGTTTGAGTAATAAAATCAATCGGACTGAAAGCGGACTGTTGACCGCCGGTCATTCCAAAAAGGAAATTGTCAGCAACAATTACAGTCACATCAGTATTCAACAAGGCAGCATTGACGATGTGAAGTAATCCAATCATTGCACCACCGTCACCGATCAAAACGATGGTTTTCAATTTTTTGCTTGCTAAAACTTTGTCTGCGAGAGCAATTCCAGTTGCAAAAGCTGTCGATCTTCCATGAGTTGTGTGAACGGTATGAACTTTATCAAATAAGTAATCAGCAAGTCCTATGCAGCCAATGTCTGTAACAAGACAGATATCCTCTGGATTTAATTTTAATTTGAGCAAAGCTTCATCAAGTTTCCTTAAAATGTGACTATGCCCACAGCCTTTACAGAAAGGCATCTGTGCACCTTTTGTCATATAAGTGCATTCGATATTTATATCAATATTTGAGAGTAATTTTTCCATTATATTTTCTCCATAATTTCTTGAGGTGTGATCATACTCCCGATTTTGTTTACGCCAATTACTTCTTTCCCATCAAATAAATGCTTAATCAACAAACGATATTGTCCATTCAAATTTTCTTCGGCTATAATTACTTTTTTATACTTCTCAGAAACATTTTTTAAAAGTTTCTCGGGTATTGGGAATAAGCTATGAAGAATTAAGACTGAAACTTTTTTATTTGAATTTCTCAATCGTCTTAAAACTTCAAGTGAAGTCCTTCCTGTGATTCCAAAACTTATGATTAAAGTTTCTGCACCTTTCTCTTCATAAAATTTATATTCTATCAATTCATCTCGGTGAGCTTGAATTTTTTCTTCAAGATGTTTCAATACGCTGATAGTTTCAGGATCGTTTTTCTTTAATTCACCTTCTTTATTGTGAGCAGAACCAGTTGCAGTTACTTTGATCTTCCCACCGACAGGAGCAAATAGAGGAATATCACCTAAACTTTCAAAGTCATACATCTTCCAGTTTTTACTCTTAAGATCTTCCGGGTTGATTGTGCTTCTATTTTCAATTACCAAATTCTCTAATCCCGTGTAATCGACCGTCTCGGTTGTCATTCCTATTTCTTTGTCAGAAAGAAGAACAACAGGAGTTCGTAATTTTTCCGACCAGTTAAATGCCTTAACTGTTAATTCAAAACATTCTTTTGGATTAGTTGGATATAAAACAGGAATTGTGTATCCACCGCTTGTGATAAATTGAGTAAATAGGATATCTCCCTGGGCACCCTGGGTTGCTCCTCCTGTTGCTGGTCCAAGTCTCTGAACTACTGCAATTACAATTGGCGTTTCGGTGATTAAGGCATATTGAACTGTTTCGATCATTAAAGACCAACCAGGACCAGATGTAGCTGTCATCGATTTGAAGCCTCTCATTGAAGCACCAACGCAATAAGCAATTGCAGAGATTTCATCGGGAGAAGGGATCGCAAGTCCACCAACCTGCGGAAGCATATCAATCATACCTTTATAAATTCCAGAGGCTGGGGTTATTGGATAACCAGCGAAAAATTTACATCCAGCATAAATTGCCCCTTCAGCGATCATCTGGTTGCCATTACGGAGTTTTATTTTCTTCTTTGTTTCTATCATTTCATCCTCAGTTTTATTTACAAAATTAGAAAAATGCTGTAGATTTTTTGGCTGAGGTTTTGATTGAAACTTTAAGTTCACATTGAAAAACTCTGTTAACATTAATTTAATCTTAAAATCAACTTCTTTATATTTGTAATAAAATTTTTTGGAAAAGTGAAAGTGAAACGATTGATTGAAACGAAGAACGAGAAAAAAACTCACTTATGCATTGGATTAGATATATATCCTGAATTATTACCCTCCTACATTACTTTCAAAAAAGATTTTGTTGAATATTTTATCGAAGGAGTAATTGAGTCCACTTACGAAATCGTTGATGCTTACAAATTTAATATGGCATTTTTTGAATCGATGGGAAGTTATGGACTAAGGGTTTTAGAAAACATTCTTCCAAAAATTCCACGACAGATTATCAAAATATGTGATGCAAAAAGAGGGGACATTGGCTCTTCCTCTCGAATGTATGCAAAGGGAATTTATGAACATTTTAGATTCGATGCAGTGACGCTTAATCCATTTTTAGGTTATGACTCTCTCGAGCCTTTTTTCAGATATATTAATAAAACTAATTATATCCTTACATTGACTTCAAATCCTGGTGCAAAAGAATTTCAGAAATTAAAATTGAGCAATGGTAAAGTTGTTTTTCAGGAGATTTTAACAAAAGTAAAGACCTGGAATTCAAAGCATAAAAATATTGGAATTGTTTTTGGTGCAACACAAAAGTCTGAGTTCAAATTTCTGGATAAAAATTTTGTGGATATTCCATTATTAATCCCTGGTGTTGGACATCAGGGCGGAGATTTGAATTCTGTTATTTCACATCTAAAGAAAAATGGTTTTCAGAACTTCCTCATAAATTCAAGCCGAGATATTCTCTACTCAAATCTTAATGGTGATTTTAGAAAATGCATTTTTAATAATGCTAATCAACTGAAACAACAAATAAATGAACTATTCTACTCGTGAATAACCTTAATAAAATTAAAGAAAAATTCTTATATCAAATCTGGCAGAACAAGAAATTCACCAACGGAAAACTTTATACAATTAATAACGACGAGCTGGAAATTTTAGATGTTGGAGAACGCAACGAAGGTGAAGATGGACCTGACTTTAAAAATGCGCGGATAATGATTGGTGGAATAAAGTATGTTGGTGATATCGAGATTGATACAAACATCAGTGATTGGGCAAGACACGAGCATAACAAAAATGAAAAGTATAACAGCGTAATACTTCATGTGTTTTTTAATCGAGATAACAAAGATTTTCATCCTATCTCTCACTCTGGAAGAATAATCCCCGCTCTTAATTTAAGTCAATTTATCGATGAAGATTTGCGAAAAGTTATTCGTGAAGCAATTTCACTTGAAAAAGATCATCGTTTAAAAGGAATTCCGTGTCAGCATAAAGAACTTCAAACTACTGTTGATAAAAAACTAACTTTCTTAAGAGAACTTGGACTAAGACGATTTGAAAAGAAGTGCAATAAACTTTATCAACGATTGAAAGAAATTTATTTAGAAGATCAGCTTCGTTCATCGACTAAAGAACCTAGTATTCATTACACTCCAAATGAGGATTTCTATAATAAAGAATTTAAAGCATCAGATTTCAGGAATGAAAAATTATGGATGCAGCTTTTTTATGAATATGTTTTTGAAGCTTTAGGTTATTCTAAGAACAAAGATATTTTCAGACGACTCGCTCTCGAAATTGATCTTGATTTTGTAATAAACAATATTCCTAAAGAAAATTTCATCGAAGAAGCTGAGAAAGTTTATTTTTATGTTTCTGGTATGACCCCTAAAATTAGCGAAGTAGAGGATGAAGAGGTTAAGAATTATGTAAAAAAAGTAAATGAAACATGGAAAAAATATCAGCCTCAATATCGAGGTTCAATCCTTGAGGGGAGCAAATGGCATTTCTTCCAGTTGAAGCCTCAGAACTTTCCAACGGTAAGGTTAGCCGGTGGTGTTAGAATTTTATATGAATTGCTTTATAACAACCTTCTCGGCAGAATAATGTCAGCATTTGAGAAAATAGATAATTCAGCTCAAATGCTTAAAGCACTAAAGTCTCTTGTTATTGTAGAAGCAGACGGTTTCTGGAAAAATTATTTTCATTTCAATAAAAGAGCTGAGGTTCCGTTCAGACATTTTGTTGGAATGTCTCGCTCAGAGGAAATAGTTGTAAATGTGATTTTACCATTTATTAAAGTACTTTCAGATGTTTTTGGAAAAAAGAAAGATGCTGCGAAGGTTCTGGCTGTTTATAAGACTATGATGCAAAAGACAGATAATCAAATTGCAATTGATCTTGCCAATGCACTTCAACTTCCAACAATTGTTCATCAAAGTATTTTTTATCAAGGATTAATTGAGTTGTTTAGAGAGTATTGCAGCAAAAAGAAGTGCAAACAATGTGAACTCGGAATTACACCAGGTAGTTAATCACCATTAGAAATTAATTGCCTTCGCCCGTTAGTTTTTTCAACTCATCACGAATCTTAGCTGCTTTCTCATATTCTTCTTTTTCAATTGCCTCTTTTAACTGTGCTTTGAGTTGGGCAATTCGATTTTCTTTACTTCTTGAGAATGAAGAACTCTCAGGAGATCTTGGTCGATGTCTTTCTGTAAAATCTTCGCGCTCGTCTTCTTCCTCATCAATTTCGTCTCTTAATCGGAAGGAACTTTCTTCTTCAGGTTCAACTTCAAAAGCAGCCTCTCGCATCACAGTTTCGCTTGCATAAATTGGGCAGCGAAATCTTACTGATAGAGCAATTGCATCGCTTGGTCTGGCATCAATCTCCTGTGTCATTGAAGATACATCTAATATTAATTTCGCATAAAATGTATTATCTCTCAATTCGTCAATTATAATCTCGACTAATGTTGCACCAAGTGATTCAATAAGATTTTTAGTAAGGTCATGTGTTAGCGGTCTTGGTGGTTTTATCCCTTCTAACTCCATCGCAATTGCTTGAGCTTCGAATGCACCAATAATTATTGGCAGATTTCTATTACCATTGACTTCTTTTAAAATCAATGCATAAGCACCACTACCAGTTGGTGTTTGATGAAGTCCTGCTATTTCAACTCTAACTTTATCCATTTTTAACTAACATATTTTTTGAGCTCTTCCTTTAATACTGGTAAAATTTCTAAAACATCGCCAACAATACCATAATCAGCAACCTGGAAGATCGGAGCATCTTTATCTTTATTGATTGCAACAATACATTTTGCCGAAGACATTCCAGCCAGATGCTGAATAGCTCCAGAGATACCACAAGCAATATACAATTTTGGAGAGACAGTTTTTCCTGTCTGACCAACCTGTTCAGAATGAGGTCTCCAGCCAGCATCTACAACAGCTCTTGATGCACCGACAGCACCGCCAAGAAGTTGTGCAATTTCTTCGAGTAAATAGAAGTTTTCTGGTCCTTTCATTCCTCTTCCACCTGAAATAATTATGTCGGCTTCGGCAACATCTAATTTACCTTCAGCTTTCACATATTCTGTTGCAATACATCTCAAATCCAGAGCATCATCAGGAATTTCTTTTACATCAGTATTTAAATTCACTTTATATCCATCTTCGGTTAAGGATACAGTGTTTGGTCGAATTGTTAAAACTTTAACTTCTGAATTTAATGAAAAGTTCATAATTGCCTTGCCAGCATAAATCGGTCTTTCAAGGACAAGATTTCCGTCTTTAATTTCTATCGATGTACAGTCGGCACCATAACCAGCTTTTAATTTAGCTGCTACGATTGGTGCAAGGTCTTTTCCCATTGCTGTATGAGAGAATAAGAGCAAATTAAAATTATTTTCTCTAACGAAATCGCTGATAAGTTTTGCATAAGCAGTCGAAGAATAATTTGAAAGTTTAGAATTCTTAAAGTGAATTACTTTCTCAAGTCCGTGTTCAGATGCGATATCTAAATTTGAAATTTGATCACCTAAAACAACTCCAACTACTTCACCTTGAACTTCTTTCGAAAGTTTAAATCCTTTTCTTGCAGCTTCTAAGGATTGTTTTTTTATTTCTCCATTTCGTTGTTCAAGAAAAACTAAAATTTTATTAGACATTTTTTTCTCCCTTAAATTACTTTTGCTTCTTCTCTTAAAAGTTTAACAAGTTCAGGAACAGCGGATGCGTCTGTCCCAAGTATTTTAGATTTCCTCTTTGAATCGGGTAGTCTCAATTCATTCACAACTAATCTATTCTGTGATGCATCAAAAGTTTTTTCTTCAATTGGTTTGGACTTTGCAGCCATTATTCCTTTGAGAGATGCATATCTTGGTTCATTTAATCCTTTTTGAGTTGTAATTACAACAGGTAATGATGATTCAACCTTTTCAATTCCTCCTTCGACTTCTCTTTCGGCTTTCACCTTACCATTTTCAATTTCAAGTTTAACTACTGTTGATATTGATGGGAAGTTTAAAAGTTCAGCTAACATTTGTCCAACTGCCGAACTGTCATAATCAACTGATTGTTTACCACAAAAAACAATATCAGGATTTAATTTAGAAATTTCAGATGCGAGTGCTTCAGCAACTGTGAGTGAGTCTACATTTAATTCCCCTTTGATAAGAATTCCTTTATCAGCACCCATTGCGAGAGCTTTACGAATAGATTCTTTTGCTGAGTCATTTCCATAAGTTACAATTACTACTTCACCTCCAAATTTTTCTTTTGTTCGAAGTGCTTCTTCTACCGCAAATTCATCATAAGGGTTGATGATAAAAGAAACACCAGTTGGATCGATGGTTTTTCTATCCTGAGAGATTTTAATTTTTGTTGCTGTGTCGGGGACATGGCTTAATGCAACAACAATTTTCATAAATTCTTCCTTTATTTTTGTGAGTAAATTACTAATGAAAAAATAAAATAACAATTGACTAATAATTTGACTATAATTAAATTTTTTATATGGAAACACCTCAAGTAATTGAAGAAATCAAAACGACAGACGGAACAGATGTAGGATTACCAGCAAAAGTAATCTTATTCAATGATGACTTCCACACTTTCGATGAAGTAATTGCCCAATTGATTAAAGCAATTGGTTGTTCGTATGAAAAAGCAGAAGCTTTGACATGGGAAGTCCATACTAAAG
Protein-coding sequences here:
- a CDS encoding electron transfer flavoprotein subunit alpha/FixB family protein; the protein is MSNKILVFLEQRNGEIKKQSLEAARKGFKLSKEVQGEVVGVVLGDQISNLDIASEHGLEKVIHFKNSKLSNYSSTAYAKLISDFVRENNFNLLLFSHTAMGKDLAPIVAAKLKAGYGADCTSIEIKDGNLVLERPIYAGKAIMNFSLNSEVKVLTIRPNTVSLTEDGYKVNLNTDVKEIPDDALDLRCIATEYVKAEGKLDVAEADIIISGGRGMKGPENFYLLEEIAQLLGGAVGASRAVVDAGWRPHSEQVGQTGKTVSPKLYIACGISGAIQHLAGMSSAKCIVAINKDKDAPIFQVADYGIVGDVLEILPVLKEELKKYVS
- a CDS encoding DUF2851 family protein; translation: MNNLNKIKEKFLYQIWQNKKFTNGKLYTINNDELEILDVGERNEGEDGPDFKNARIMIGGIKYVGDIEIDTNISDWARHEHNKNEKYNSVILHVFFNRDNKDFHPISHSGRIIPALNLSQFIDEDLRKVIREAISLEKDHRLKGIPCQHKELQTTVDKKLTFLRELGLRRFEKKCNKLYQRLKEIYLEDQLRSSTKEPSIHYTPNEDFYNKEFKASDFRNEKLWMQLFYEYVFEALGYSKNKDIFRRLALEIDLDFVINNIPKENFIEEAEKVYFYVSGMTPKISEVEDEEVKNYVKKVNETWKKYQPQYRGSILEGSKWHFFQLKPQNFPTVRLAGGVRILYELLYNNLLGRIMSAFEKIDNSAQMLKALKSLVIVEADGFWKNYFHFNKRAEVPFRHFVGMSRSEEIVVNVILPFIKVLSDVFGKKKDAAKVLAVYKTMMQKTDNQIAIDLANALQLPTIVHQSIFYQGLIELFREYCSKKKCKQCELGITPGS
- the pyrF gene encoding orotidine-5'-phosphate decarboxylase — protein: MKRLIETKNEKKTHLCIGLDIYPELLPSYITFKKDFVEYFIEGVIESTYEIVDAYKFNMAFFESMGSYGLRVLENILPKIPRQIIKICDAKRGDIGSSSRMYAKGIYEHFRFDAVTLNPFLGYDSLEPFFRYINKTNYILTLTSNPGAKEFQKLKLSNGKVVFQEILTKVKTWNSKHKNIGIVFGATQKSEFKFLDKNFVDIPLLIPGVGHQGGDLNSVISHLKKNGFQNFLINSSRDILYSNLNGDFRKCIFNNANQLKQQINELFYS
- the rfbC gene encoding dTDP-4-dehydrorhamnose 3,5-epimerase — encoded protein: MKIHKTDFPGLLVIEPDVFGDQRGYFFESYNKLKFESHDLNLNFVQDNFSKSVKGTIRGLHFQIEPYAQGKFCQVIKGEVLDVAVDLRKNSPTFGKHFSLKLSEENHLQLWIPVGFAHGFSVLSDDAIFHYKCTNFYNKDSERILRYNDPDLAINWEVENPIVSEKDMNGQLFSELPVYFEFGVKNGL
- the lhgO gene encoding L-2-hydroxyglutarate oxidase, producing MVYDIIIVGAGIVGLATAFQILNKRPELKLLILEKENDVAKHQTGNNSGVIHSGIYYKPGSLKAKNCINGYKLLLEFCEQENIKYEICGKVIVATEEWELPILNNLFERGKLNGLDKIKKISRDELKEIEPYANGLEAIFVPYTGIIDFKEVCNKLKEKIENLGGKIFFNESVQSIHKNQNSLEVLTQNGTYQTNLLVTCAGLFSDRLARLTQKNLPLRIIPFRGEYYKIKDERKYLVKNLIYPVPNPDFPFLGVHFTRMIDGKVEAGPNAVLAFKREGYKKNDINLKDLYETLSWRGFQKVMRKYWKIGAGEFYRSFSKSASTKALQRLLPEIQEEDLLPGGSGVRAQACDDKGNLIDDFYFVEEEKIIHVCNAPSPAATASLSIGNYIAEKVFQRLS
- a CDS encoding electron transfer flavoprotein subunit beta/FixA family protein, whose protein sequence is MKIVVALSHVPDTATKIKISQDRKTIDPTGVSFIINPYDEFAVEEALRTKEKFGGEVVIVTYGNDSAKESIRKALAMGADKGILIKGELNVDSLTVAEALASEISKLNPDIVFCGKQSVDYDSSAVGQMLAELLNFPSISTVVKLEIENGKVKAEREVEGGIEKVESSLPVVITTQKGLNEPRYASLKGIMAAKSKPIEEKTFDASQNRLVVNELRLPDSKRKSKILGTDASAVPELVKLLREEAKVI
- a CDS encoding ATP-dependent Clp protease adaptor ClpS, coding for METPQVIEEIKTTDGTDVGLPAKVILFNDDFHTFDEVIAQLIKAIGCSYEKAEALTWEVHTKGKAVVYSGELSECLRVSSVLEEIALHTQIET
- a CDS encoding pyruvate flavodoxin/ferredoxin oxidoreductase, with protein sequence MIETKKKIKLRNGNQMIAEGAIYAGCKFFAGYPITPASGIYKGMIDMLPQVGGLAIPSPDEISAIAYCVGASMRGFKSMTATSGPGWSLMIETVQYALITETPIVIAVVQRLGPATGGATQGAQGDILFTQFITSGGYTIPVLYPTNPKECFELTVKAFNWSEKLRTPVVLLSDKEIGMTTETVDYTGLENLVIENRSTINPEDLKSKNWKMYDFESLGDIPLFAPVGGKIKVTATGSAHNKEGELKKNDPETISVLKHLEEKIQAHRDELIEYKFYEEKGAETLIISFGITGRTSLEVLRRLRNSNKKVSVLILHSLFPIPEKLLKNVSEKYKKVIIAEENLNGQYRLLIKHLFDGKEVIGVNKIGSMITPQEIMEKI
- a CDS encoding bifunctional nuclease family protein yields the protein MDKVRVEIAGLHQTPTGSGAYALILKEVNGNRNLPIIIGAFEAQAIAMELEGIKPPRPLTHDLTKNLIESLGATLVEIIIDELRDNTFYAKLILDVSSMTQEIDARPSDAIALSVRFRCPIYASETVMREAAFEVEPEEESSFRLRDEIDEEEDEREDFTERHRPRSPESSSFSRSKENRIAQLKAQLKEAIEKEEYEKAAKIRDELKKLTGEGN